Proteins co-encoded in one Mesorhizobium huakuii genomic window:
- a CDS encoding transposase: MLDQQTEQFLGHLYDCAPELLKAGDLARRFAALIRGDDDASLEQWIEDATDSELASLAAGIGRDIAAVRAAITQPWSTSPVERQINRLKTIKRQMHGRSG; the protein is encoded by the coding sequence TTGCTCGATCAGCAGACCGAACAATTCTTGGGCCATCTCTATGACTGCGCGCCGGAGCTCTTGAAGGCGGGTGACCTGGCCCGACGTTTCGCTGCACTGATACGCGGCGACGACGATGCCAGCCTCGAGCAATGGATTGAGGACGCCACGGACAGCGAACTGGCTTCACTTGCAGCAGGCATCGGCCGTGACATTGCGGCTGTTCGGGCCGCAATCACCCAGCCCTGGAGCACCAGTCCCGTCGAGAGACAGATTAACCGTCTCAAGACCATCAAGCGCCAGATGCATGGGCGCTCCGGGTAG
- the istB gene encoding IS21-like element helper ATPase IstB yields the protein MNNPDILLNRAKALRLNGLITHWDEIADADWLAAVLQWEEEERSDRSMRRRMRAARLGHFKQLSDYDWHWPRRIDRAAVEDLMTLSFMNDAANIVFIGPNGVGKSTLARNVAHQALICGHTVLFRTASEMLGELAALDSDAALRRRLHHYAAADVLAIDEVGYLSYSNRHADLLFELISRRYEKRSTIITTNRPFADWSEVFPNAACVVSLVDRLMHRSEVISIEGDSYRFKEAAERSKAQREKRTSRSSGEKVPAA from the coding sequence ATGAATAATCCCGACATCCTGCTCAACCGGGCCAAGGCGTTGCGCCTCAATGGCCTGATCACCCATTGGGACGAAATCGCTGACGCGGACTGGCTGGCCGCCGTCCTTCAATGGGAAGAAGAGGAGCGCTCCGACCGTTCGATGCGGCGACGCATGCGTGCCGCCAGGCTCGGCCACTTCAAGCAACTGTCCGATTATGACTGGCACTGGCCGCGCCGCATCGACCGCGCCGCCGTCGAGGATCTGATGACCCTGTCCTTCATGAACGATGCCGCCAACATCGTCTTTATCGGCCCCAACGGCGTCGGGAAATCGACACTTGCTCGCAATGTCGCTCACCAGGCGCTCATCTGCGGTCACACCGTCCTCTTCCGAACCGCCAGCGAGATGCTCGGCGAACTCGCCGCCCTCGACAGCGATGCAGCCTTGCGCCGACGGCTTCACCACTACGCCGCCGCCGACGTTCTTGCGATCGACGAGGTCGGGTATCTGTCCTACTCGAACCGTCATGCGGACCTGCTGTTCGAGCTCATCAGCCGGCGCTACGAAAAACGCTCAACCATCATCACCACCAACAGACCCTTCGCTGATTGGTCGGAGGTCTTTCCCAATGCCGCCTGCGTCGTCAGCCTCGTCGACCGCCTCATGCACCGATCCGAGGTGATCTCCATCGAAGGCGATTCCTATCGCTTCAAGGAAGCGGCCGAGCGATCAAAGGCACAGCGCGAAAAACGCACCAGCCGCTCCTCCGGCGAAAAGGTGCCCGCGGCATGA
- the istA gene encoding IS21 family transposase encodes MTISPELEAQILRLYHAEKWRCGTIARQLHVHHTTVHRVLAQAGLPRHKPLQRASIIEPYLPFIEQTLEKFPSLTASRLYAMVRERGYRGLPTHFRHLVALHRPRKPAEAFLRLRTLPGEQGQVDWAHFGHIEIGNARRPLMAFVMVLSYSRDIYLRFFLDARMENFLRGHVGAFNTWCGLPRVLLYDNLKSAVLERQGDAIRFHPTLLAFAGFYRFEPRPVAVARGNEKGRVERAIRHIREAFFIARRFTDLDDLNAQAEQWCRNQAADRPCPEDRTMTVRQAFAQEQPLLLPLPANPYPVEEQVAAKVGKTPYVRFDLNDYSVPHAHVRRTLSVRADLGLVRVFDGAKMIASHRRSYDRDQQIEDPQHLKALVAIKREARQHRGLNSLTRAVPACQTLMIRAAERGSNIGAITNAMLKLLDLYGAQELQAAVEEALHAGASHSRSVRDVLERRRVARGAPPPVETSLPEHVRRKDTTVRPHRLDSYDQLTLGGKDDE; translated from the coding sequence ATGACCATCAGCCCCGAACTGGAAGCGCAGATCCTGCGCCTGTATCACGCCGAGAAGTGGCGCTGCGGCACCATCGCCAGGCAATTGCATGTCCATCACACGACGGTGCATCGCGTTCTGGCCCAGGCGGGATTGCCCCGGCACAAGCCGCTGCAGAGAGCCTCAATCATTGAACCGTATCTTCCATTCATTGAGCAGACGCTGGAAAAGTTCCCCTCGCTGACCGCCAGCCGCCTTTATGCGATGGTGCGCGAGCGCGGCTACCGGGGCTTGCCGACGCACTTTCGGCACCTGGTTGCCCTGCACCGTCCCCGCAAGCCGGCCGAGGCGTTCCTGCGGCTACGCACATTGCCGGGCGAGCAGGGACAGGTCGACTGGGCCCACTTCGGTCACATCGAGATCGGCAACGCCCGCCGGCCGCTCATGGCGTTCGTGATGGTGCTTTCCTACTCACGCGACATCTACCTGCGCTTCTTCCTCGACGCGCGAATGGAAAACTTCCTGCGCGGTCACGTCGGCGCGTTCAACACATGGTGCGGGCTGCCCAGGGTCCTGCTCTATGACAATCTCAAGAGTGCGGTGCTCGAGCGCCAGGGCGATGCGATCCGCTTCCATCCGACGCTGCTTGCCTTCGCCGGCTTCTATCGGTTCGAGCCACGTCCTGTCGCGGTTGCCCGGGGCAACGAAAAAGGCCGCGTCGAGCGCGCCATACGGCATATAAGGGAAGCATTCTTCATCGCCCGCAGGTTCACCGATCTCGACGATCTGAATGCCCAGGCCGAACAGTGGTGCCGCAACCAGGCAGCCGACCGGCCATGCCCCGAGGACCGGACGATGACGGTCCGCCAGGCGTTTGCGCAAGAGCAGCCACTGCTTCTGCCGCTGCCCGCCAACCCATACCCCGTCGAGGAGCAGGTCGCCGCCAAGGTTGGCAAAACGCCCTATGTGCGCTTCGACCTCAACGATTACTCGGTACCGCATGCTCATGTCCGGCGCACGCTCAGCGTGCGCGCCGATCTCGGCCTGGTCCGCGTCTTCGACGGCGCAAAGATGATCGCCAGTCACCGTCGCAGCTATGATCGTGACCAGCAGATCGAGGACCCTCAGCACCTCAAGGCTCTCGTCGCAATCAAGCGCGAGGCGCGCCAGCATCGCGGCCTCAACAGCCTGACGCGCGCCGTGCCGGCCTGCCAGACCCTGATGATCCGGGCCGCCGAGCGTGGCTCCAATATCGGTGCGATCACAAACGCGATGCTGAAACTGCTTGACCTGTACGGCGCGCAGGAACTGCAGGCCGCCGTCGAGGAAGCTTTGCACGCCGGCGCCTCCCATTCGAGGTCGGTTCGCGACGTACTGGAACGCCGCCGGGTCGCCCGTGGTGCTCCGCCGCCGGTCGAAACGAGCCTGCCCGAACACGTGCGGCGCAAGGATACGACGGTACGGCCGCATCGCCTCGACAGCTACGACCAACTGACCCTTGGAGGCAAAGATGATGAATAA
- a CDS encoding transposase, whose product MIGFAAGGEPGSRLSRKLAMPVSGDTLLRMIRAAGFEPPEAPRVVGIDDWAWRRGQRYGTIICDLERNRVLDLLPDRNANTVASWLKRYPGIEVIARDRAGIYADGARRGAPHATQVADRWHLLQNLGEALRLALGRHRKAVSGAGKAMMAEMSGDADANPEPSVETSPKLDGLRRSRRNQRSELYAEVLDLRTTGMSPRQIAPRTGMSVRTVERWLAAGGEPEHRRPPARSVFIDPFQEYLEGRWQEGQRNGLHLWSVSKTVENR is encoded by the coding sequence GTGATCGGCTTCGCGGCCGGCGGTGAACCCGGCTCGCGCCTGTCGCGCAAACTCGCCATGCCGGTGAGCGGCGACACGCTGTTGCGGATGATCCGCGCGGCCGGGTTCGAGCCGCCGGAAGCGCCGCGGGTGGTTGGCATCGACGACTGGGCCTGGCGCAGAGGACAGCGCTACGGAACGATCATCTGCGATCTGGAGCGCAACCGCGTCCTCGATCTGTTGCCCGACCGAAATGCCAACACGGTCGCGTCATGGCTGAAACGTTATCCGGGCATCGAAGTCATCGCTCGCGATCGCGCCGGCATTTATGCTGACGGCGCCCGTCGTGGTGCTCCCCATGCAACGCAGGTCGCCGACCGCTGGCATCTTCTCCAGAACCTGGGCGAAGCGTTGCGTCTGGCCCTCGGCCGCCATCGCAAAGCGGTCAGTGGCGCCGGAAAGGCGATGATGGCCGAGATGAGTGGCGATGCCGACGCCAATCCGGAACCATCAGTGGAGACTTCCCCGAAGCTTGATGGCCTGCGCCGGTCGCGCCGCAACCAGCGCAGTGAACTCTATGCTGAAGTCCTTGATTTGCGGACGACCGGCATGTCGCCGCGACAGATCGCGCCCCGGACCGGCATGAGCGTGAGAACGGTCGAGCGCTGGCTTGCAGCGGGCGGGGAGCCCGAGCACCGGCGGCCGCCCGCGCGCTCGGTTTTCATAGATCCTTTCCAGGAGTATCTCGAAGGACGCTGGCAGGAAGGCCAACGCAACGGGTTGCACCTGTGGAGCGTGTCGAAGACGGTCGAAAACCGCTGA
- the tnpB gene encoding IS66 family insertion sequence element accessory protein TnpB: MIASGVVVYVSCQPVDFRKGAASLMALVRDGGLDPFSGALHVFRSKRADRVKTHRPPRREPVGDRLRGRR; this comes from the coding sequence ATGATCGCTTCCGGTGTGGTGGTTTACGTGTCGTGCCAGCCGGTCGACTTCCGCAAGGGCGCGGCATCTTTGATGGCGCTGGTCAGGGATGGCGGCCTGGACCCATTCTCGGGGGCACTTCACGTATTCCGTTCGAAGCGTGCGGACCGGGTCAAGACGCACCGCCCGCCTCGGCGAGAGCCAGTTGGTGATCGGCTTCGCGGCCGGCGGTGA
- a CDS encoding IS66 family insertion sequence element accessory protein TnpB: protein MVAPLTEGASKPAKFTRFEAVGSDTVEIVIGDAVVRAGGDVDPDRLARIIRAVRKA from the coding sequence ATGGTTGCGCCACTGACGGAGGGAGCGAGCAAGCCGGCGAAGTTCACGCGCTTTGAAGCGGTGGGCAGCGACACGGTGGAAATCGTCATTGGCGACGCAGTGGTGCGCGCCGGCGGCGATGTCGATCCTGATCGCCTGGCGAGGATCATCCGCGCGGTTCGTAAGGCATGA
- a CDS encoding M16 family metallopeptidase, protein MAFVTTAPVLAANDDIKATNFLLDNGMEVVVIPDNRAPIVTHMVWYKIGSADEPPGKSGIAHFVEHLMFKAATINHAAGECDRAVAEIGGSHNAFTSQDYTAFYETVAPPALEQMMSFEADRMFNLSITDDDIKTERDVIIEERRSRIDNDPQAVLGEAVDATLWQNQPYRIPVIGWMQEMEKLDWSDARAFYDKYYTPNNAVLVVAGDVAPETVKALAEKTYGTVPAAPGLTRIRPVEPGQNTKRTVTLTDARVSVPNFSTHWVVPSYRTAERGEAEALDLLAEILGGGTRSRLYQQLVVKQGIAAEAGAHFEGTMLDASYFSIHGSPRGDAKLADIEAAVDAEIARIARDGVTSDELDKAKDRYVRSVIFAHEQQDSIASMYGSTLATGGNLKDVEERPDRIRKVTADQVKAVAARYLVSDHSTTGYLLPLLPNTEN, encoded by the coding sequence CTGGCGTTTGTGACCACCGCTCCGGTTTTAGCGGCCAACGACGACATCAAGGCAACGAATTTCCTGCTCGACAACGGCATGGAAGTGGTCGTCATCCCCGATAACCGCGCGCCGATCGTCACCCATATGGTCTGGTACAAGATCGGCAGCGCCGACGAGCCGCCCGGCAAATCCGGCATCGCGCATTTCGTCGAGCATCTGATGTTCAAGGCGGCGACGATCAACCATGCCGCCGGCGAGTGCGACCGCGCGGTGGCCGAGATCGGCGGCTCGCACAACGCCTTCACCTCTCAGGACTATACCGCCTTCTATGAGACGGTGGCGCCTCCCGCGTTGGAGCAGATGATGAGCTTCGAGGCCGACCGCATGTTCAACCTCAGCATCACCGACGATGATATCAAGACCGAGCGCGACGTGATCATCGAGGAGCGCCGCTCGCGCATCGACAACGATCCCCAGGCGGTGCTGGGCGAGGCGGTCGACGCCACGCTCTGGCAGAACCAGCCCTACCGAATACCTGTCATCGGCTGGATGCAGGAGATGGAGAAGCTGGACTGGAGCGACGCCAGGGCCTTCTACGACAAATATTACACGCCCAACAACGCCGTGCTGGTGGTGGCCGGGGACGTCGCGCCGGAGACGGTAAAGGCTCTGGCCGAGAAGACGTATGGAACGGTGCCGGCGGCTCCTGGTCTAACCCGCATCCGTCCGGTCGAGCCGGGGCAGAACACTAAGCGCACGGTGACGCTGACCGACGCGCGCGTGTCGGTGCCGAACTTTTCGACGCATTGGGTGGTGCCGTCCTATCGCACCGCTGAGCGCGGCGAGGCCGAGGCGCTCGACCTGCTGGCCGAAATCCTCGGCGGCGGCACCCGCAGCCGGCTGTACCAGCAGTTGGTAGTGAAACAGGGCATTGCCGCCGAGGCCGGCGCCCATTTCGAGGGCACCATGCTGGATGCTAGCTACTTCAGCATTCACGGCTCGCCGCGGGGCGACGCCAAGCTTGCCGACATCGAGGCCGCGGTCGACGCCGAGATCGCCCGCATCGCCAGGGACGGCGTCACCAGCGACGAGCTGGACAAGGCGAAAGACCGCTATGTCCGCTCAGTAATCTTCGCCCACGAACAGCAGGACTCCATCGCCAGCATGTATGGCTCCACGCTTGCCACCGGCGGCAATCTGAAAGACGTCGAGGAACGGCCGGACCGCATCCGCAAGGTCACCGCCGATCAGGTCAAGGCCGTTGCCGCCCGCTATCTCGTGTCCGACCATTCGACCACCGGCTATCTCTTGCCTCTCTTGCCCAATACGGAGAATTGA
- a CDS encoding M16 family metallopeptidase — translation MNQHRAAFAQALPFPLSAAQGSVARFATPLVIVILAILFLILPALRAHAAMNIQEVKSEKGITAWLVEDHTLPIVTMDLVFDGGTTQDPAGKEGLANLMTGLLDEGAGDLDSETFQVQLDDAGAEMSFDAQRDGIHGSMRLLSERQNAAFDLVRLAVNRPRFDKEPVERIRAQLLSEIIANEREPHVIAELAWLRRLYGTHPYSRPPEGTKQSLAHITPADLSAFHKTAFGRDGLHVAVVGDIDAKALSARLDQLFGDLPQKQALAPVSDVTPKLGGWTLVKSALPQTSLPQTSLQLAFPGIGRSDPEFYAAQLINNILGGSPFTSRLFQEVREKRGLAYGVSSSLEGYQHSNTLVVTTSTRADRAAETLDLIRQVIKELVDTGPTSAELEASKKYLIGAYAINNLGSSSSISATLVELQLDNLGTDYIQRRPALIEQVTLDQVRAAAKKLLSAEPAIMVVGPPLGGKG, via the coding sequence ATGAACCAACACCGTGCCGCCTTTGCACAAGCCCTGCCTTTTCCGCTTTCAGCGGCACAAGGCAGCGTCGCGCGCTTCGCCACCCCGCTGGTCATCGTCATTCTCGCCATCCTCTTCCTTATCCTGCCGGCGCTCAGGGCCCATGCGGCGATGAATATCCAGGAGGTGAAATCTGAAAAGGGGATCACCGCCTGGTTGGTTGAAGACCATACGCTGCCGATCGTCACCATGGATTTGGTCTTCGACGGCGGCACCACCCAGGACCCGGCCGGTAAGGAGGGGCTTGCCAATTTGATGACCGGCTTGCTCGACGAGGGCGCCGGCGATCTCGACAGCGAGACCTTCCAGGTGCAGCTCGACGATGCCGGCGCCGAGATGAGCTTCGACGCGCAGCGCGACGGTATCCATGGCTCGATGCGCCTGCTTTCCGAGCGCCAGAACGCCGCTTTCGATCTGGTCAGGCTCGCGGTGAACAGGCCTCGCTTCGATAAGGAGCCGGTCGAGCGTATTCGCGCCCAGCTTCTCTCCGAAATCATCGCCAACGAGCGCGAACCTCACGTGATCGCCGAGCTTGCCTGGCTGCGCAGACTCTATGGCACGCATCCGTATTCGCGGCCGCCCGAGGGCACCAAGCAAAGCTTGGCCCACATAACGCCCGCCGATCTAAGCGCCTTCCACAAGACCGCTTTCGGTCGTGACGGGCTGCACGTGGCGGTCGTCGGCGACATTGATGCCAAAGCCCTGAGCGCAAGGCTCGACCAGTTGTTCGGCGATTTGCCTCAGAAGCAGGCGCTCGCCCCCGTATCTGATGTCACCCCGAAGCTCGGCGGGTGGACGTTGGTCAAATCCGCATTGCCCCAGACTTCATTGCCCCAGACTTCGCTCCAGCTGGCTTTTCCCGGCATCGGACGCAGCGACCCGGAATTCTATGCCGCGCAGCTGATAAACAATATACTCGGAGGCTCGCCATTTACCTCACGTCTTTTCCAGGAAGTGCGCGAAAAGCGCGGCCTTGCCTACGGTGTCTCCTCTAGCTTGGAAGGCTACCAGCATTCCAACACGCTTGTCGTGACGACATCGACGCGCGCCGACAGGGCGGCCGAGACGCTCGACCTGATAAGACAAGTAATCAAGGAGCTGGTGGACACAGGCCCAACATCGGCCGAGCTCGAAGCGAGCAAGAAGTATCTGATCGGTGCCTATGCCATCAACAATCTGGGTTCCTCCAGCTCGATTTCAGCCACGCTTGTCGAATTGCAGCTAGACAATCTCGGCACCGACTACATCCAGCGGCGCCCGGCCCTCATCGAGCAGGTGACGCTCGACCAGGTCAGGGCGGCGGCGAAGAAGCTGCTTTCGGCCGAGCCCGCCATTATGGTGGTCGGCCCGCCGCTGGGGGGCAAAGGATGA
- a CDS encoding helix-turn-helix domain-containing protein has product MERCGWVQAKAARLLGLTPRQIGYVLRKYGIEIKRL; this is encoded by the coding sequence ATGGAAAGATGTGGCTGGGTCCAAGCGAAGGCGGCACGCCTGCTTGGACTGACGCCGCGCCAGATTGGCTACGTGCTGAGGAAATACGGTATCGAGATCAAGCGTCTTTGA
- a CDS encoding serine protease: protein MDGKPTTIEEHPWQVALLINGNFCGGSVIAERWIVTAAHCLADEKDDVKVEVKVGATDYHDGVSFYAKSFFVHEEYNPDTCEHDVALVRVDSTQPAAIIPLATSSTQIAIGEGLTVSGWGNTLDVGESSDGGEPSDQLLKGTVPYVENETCNGPDSYAGGIFPGMMCAGSISGGTDACQGDSGGPLTKGNSPEDAILVGIVSTGDGCGKRLKYGVYTRVSSEREWILDKMSQFGN from the coding sequence GTGGACGGCAAGCCGACCACGATCGAAGAGCATCCTTGGCAGGTCGCACTCCTTATTAACGGGAACTTTTGCGGTGGATCGGTGATCGCAGAGCGATGGATCGTCACAGCGGCGCACTGTTTAGCGGATGAAAAAGACGACGTGAAGGTCGAGGTCAAGGTAGGCGCTACAGATTACCATGATGGCGTTTCGTTCTACGCAAAGAGTTTTTTTGTTCACGAAGAATATAACCCGGACACATGTGAACATGACGTGGCGCTGGTGCGAGTGGACAGTACGCAGCCCGCAGCAATCATCCCCCTTGCTACCTCCAGTACGCAAATTGCTATTGGCGAGGGACTTACCGTGTCGGGTTGGGGAAATACGTTAGACGTTGGAGAATCGTCAGACGGTGGAGAACCATCAGACCAGCTCCTAAAGGGCACCGTCCCGTACGTAGAGAACGAAACGTGCAATGGTCCGGACTCATATGCTGGGGGGATCTTTCCTGGGATGATGTGCGCCGGAAGCATCAGCGGCGGGACCGATGCTTGCCAAGGGGACAGTGGAGGTCCTCTAACCAAAGGCAATAGCCCAGAGGACGCCATCTTGGTTGGAATTGTATCGACTGGGGACGGTTGCGGAAAGCGGCTGAAGTACGGTGTGTATACGCGCGTGTCGTCTGAGCGCGAGTGGATCTTGGATAAGATGTCACAATTCGGTAACTGA
- a CDS encoding DUF6429 family protein, with product MEIDEDKIDDAVLALLWLTLHNERCAWKGFDWATTDRLHEKGMIGDPVNKSKSMILTDEGLERSEALFRKLFTRSPQ from the coding sequence ATGGAGATCGATGAGGATAAGATCGACGATGCGGTTTTGGCGCTGTTATGGCTGACGCTGCATAACGAGCGTTGCGCTTGGAAGGGTTTCGACTGGGCAACGACGGATCGGCTTCACGAGAAGGGCATGATCGGCGACCCAGTCAACAAGTCGAAGTCAATGATCCTTACCGATGAAGGGCTGGAGCGTTCGGAAGCGTTGTTCCGGAAGCTGTTTACGCGGTCGCCGCAATAG
- a CDS encoding UPF0149 family protein: MSALDDMALSDEALEAWMAAKTNRPLVRTMSALDGFVTAAVTGPRYPDPQDWMCPLMGLPRDVLAKGSATDHAVFASVARIHNRINETLFDRPQDYAPRFATKPSGGIDPRPWCQGFYAAMNLNIKSWRRLLDLDNPNHGLLLPILIYCVDKRGGPSSASPGRGPRPRASSSMRPTKTSPSSSPHCANSTTSPAMAMATRSDRRRRAD, translated from the coding sequence ATGAGCGCGCTCGATGACATGGCGCTGTCGGACGAGGCGCTCGAGGCCTGGATGGCCGCCAAGACCAACCGCCCGCTGGTGCGGACCATGTCGGCGCTGGATGGCTTCGTAACGGCGGCGGTCACCGGGCCGCGCTACCCGGACCCGCAAGACTGGATGTGCCCGCTCATGGGGTTGCCGCGCGACGTCCTGGCCAAAGGGTCTGCAACCGATCACGCCGTGTTTGCCAGCGTCGCCAGGATCCACAACCGGATCAACGAGACGCTCTTCGACAGACCGCAGGATTATGCGCCCCGATTCGCAACCAAGCCCAGCGGCGGCATCGACCCCCGGCCGTGGTGCCAGGGGTTCTACGCGGCCATGAATCTCAACATCAAAAGCTGGAGACGGCTACTCGACCTCGACAACCCCAACCACGGCCTGCTGCTGCCGATCCTGATCTACTGCGTCGACAAAAGGGGAGGCCCGTCCTCGGCAAGCCCAGGCCGGGGCCCGAGACCGCGCGCTTCATCGAGCATGAGGCCTACAAAGACATCGCCCTCGTCATCCCCGCACTGCGCGAACTCCACTACGTCACCCGCTATGGCTATGGCAACCCGGAGTGATCGCCGCCGGCGCGCCGACTAA
- the tnpC gene encoding IS66 family transposase encodes MSEQAPSTADFFARIALLEAAVSARDITIAERDEQLRRERAEAALRIQRLQLRIDRFNRKAFGRSSEKLGQMLLELEDLETDFAASVPDLELPIVADTDKVRVLPVRKFNPNLPRKRVVREPSCACCPGCGGDLRAMGEDGDEMLDLVAQAWQVMETIRPKYSCRTCDKIIQAPAPAKAIARGKLSYAALAHIMMAKWGYHLPFYRQVQMMAAKGVDIERSTLARSAGYAAALLDPIYNRIREIGRTRSKIHTDDTRLPILAPGTGKTHKGALWVYVADDRNSGSKEPPIAWYRATMGRAGESVMSELAGFAGTLQADGFSGYNQLYKGGAIREAACLAHLRRKIFDVHDSQPTELSTTAMAGIQAIYRIEEEIRGLPPAERLAARRRRTRPLVRALRRQLMRQGKGLSRHADIAKAFAYGTRRWRAFNRFLYDGQLEPDNLIAERAIRGFTVGRRNWLFSGSFAAAERSAVVLSIIETCKLCGVDAEAYMADVTERIQNDWPASRWDELMPWNWVRRQEMQLSLAA; translated from the coding sequence GTGTCGGAACAAGCTCCCTCAACCGCTGATTTCTTCGCCCGGATCGCCCTTCTGGAGGCGGCCGTTTCTGCCCGTGACATCACCATCGCCGAACGCGATGAGCAGCTTCGAAGAGAGCGCGCCGAGGCCGCACTTCGCATCCAGCGCCTGCAGCTGCGGATCGATCGCTTCAACCGCAAGGCCTTCGGCCGTTCGTCCGAGAAGCTCGGCCAGATGCTGCTCGAACTCGAAGATCTCGAGACCGATTTCGCCGCCAGCGTGCCGGATCTCGAGCTGCCCATCGTTGCTGACACCGACAAGGTCCGGGTGTTGCCGGTGCGTAAGTTCAACCCCAACCTGCCGCGCAAGCGGGTCGTTCGCGAGCCGTCTTGCGCATGCTGCCCGGGCTGCGGCGGCGATCTGCGCGCCATGGGCGAAGATGGCGACGAGATGCTCGATCTGGTCGCCCAGGCCTGGCAGGTTATGGAGACCATTCGACCCAAGTACAGCTGCCGGACCTGCGATAAAATCATCCAGGCGCCGGCGCCAGCCAAGGCCATTGCACGCGGTAAGCTCAGCTATGCCGCGCTCGCCCATATCATGATGGCCAAGTGGGGTTATCATCTGCCCTTCTACCGTCAGGTACAGATGATGGCCGCCAAGGGCGTCGATATCGAGCGTTCCACGCTTGCGCGCAGCGCCGGCTACGCCGCCGCTTTGCTCGATCCCATCTACAATCGCATCCGTGAGATCGGCCGTACCCGCAGCAAGATTCACACCGACGACACGCGGCTTCCGATCCTGGCGCCCGGCACCGGCAAGACCCACAAGGGCGCGCTCTGGGTTTATGTCGCCGACGACCGCAACTCGGGTTCGAAGGAGCCGCCGATCGCCTGGTATCGCGCCACCATGGGCCGCGCCGGCGAGAGCGTGATGAGCGAACTCGCCGGATTTGCCGGCACCCTCCAAGCCGACGGATTCAGCGGCTATAACCAGCTCTACAAGGGCGGCGCCATTCGAGAAGCAGCCTGCCTGGCCCATCTGCGTCGCAAGATATTCGACGTTCACGACAGCCAGCCGACCGAGCTCAGCACGACGGCCATGGCTGGTATCCAGGCGATCTACCGGATCGAGGAAGAGATACGGGGGCTCCCGCCCGCCGAGCGATTGGCCGCACGACGAAGGCGGACCCGACCACTGGTTCGCGCGCTGCGACGACAGCTCATGCGCCAGGGCAAGGGTTTGTCGCGCCATGCCGATATCGCCAAGGCCTTCGCCTATGGCACCAGGCGATGGCGCGCGTTCAATCGCTTCCTCTACGATGGCCAGCTCGAGCCCGACAACCTGATCGCGGAGCGGGCGATTCGTGGATTTACGGTCGGCAGGCGCAATTGGCTCTTCTCGGGCAGCTTCGCCGCGGCAGAGCGGTCAGCGGTCGTGCTCAGCATCATTGAGACCTGCAAGCTCTGCGGCGTCGATGCCGAAGCCTACATGGCCGACGTCACCGAGCGCATCCAGAATGATTGGCCAGCCTCGCGCTGGGACGAACTGATGCCGTGGAATTGGGTGCGCCGCCAAGAGATGCAGCTCTCCTTGGCGGCATGA
- the tnpB gene encoding IS66 family insertion sequence element accessory protein TnpB (TnpB, as the term is used for proteins encoded by IS66 family insertion elements, is considered an accessory protein, since TnpC, encoded by a neighboring gene, is a DDE family transposase.), translating into MITVVPTDRIYLCCGATDMRRGINSLARMVQQVLALNPHTGAIFCFRGRKGHIIKILAHDDQGFCLFTKRLTDGCFAWPTTRDQVAVSLTKAQLSLLLDGIDWRRPSKIYRPRLAG; encoded by the coding sequence GTGATCACGGTGGTGCCGACCGACCGGATTTATCTGTGCTGCGGCGCGACCGACATGCGCCGCGGGATCAACAGCCTGGCGCGGATGGTGCAGCAGGTGCTCGCGCTCAACCCGCACACCGGCGCGATCTTCTGCTTCCGTGGACGCAAGGGTCATATCATCAAGATTCTGGCGCATGACGACCAGGGGTTCTGTCTGTTCACCAAGCGGCTTACCGATGGTTGTTTTGCCTGGCCAACTACCAGGGATCAGGTCGCCGTGTCGCTCACCAAGGCGCAGCTTTCGCTGCTTTTGGACGGGATCGATTGGCGCCGACCGAGCAAGATTTATCGACCGCGTTTGGCTGGCTGA